In the Anoplopoma fimbria isolate UVic2021 breed Golden Eagle Sablefish chromosome 7, Afim_UVic_2022, whole genome shotgun sequence genome, one interval contains:
- the slc16a13 gene encoding LOW QUALITY PROTEIN: monocarboxylate transporter 13 (The sequence of the model RefSeq protein was modified relative to this genomic sequence to represent the inferred CDS: inserted 1 base in 1 codon) has protein sequence MTNVKPKAERESDEEEAPDGGWGWVLVVALFLSTSLVFGLMRSLGIFFVEFVQYFEESAQAISWISSTGLAAQQFFSPLGAALCNAYDARVVVMTGGCLAGLGLILASQATCLVHLYLTMGLISGLGWGLVFTPMVATVMANFTRRRTLALGVGFSSIGLSSFAFNPLFQLLVEKYAWRGALLIXGGLSLNIVPCGALIRPRRRSKAPAKVVSESRISCASVLRRVSSHLELSLLMERPYVTYTLAVTLLNVGYFVPYFHLVAHSRQAGFSEYQAAFVMSAAGATDILGRVVSGWFSDLGHFRLIHLLTLWTTLAGVSIMLLPVSSLSGSYTALMSISLLYGFCAGALTSLVFAVVPMIVGVERMMGGLGLLQLIESGAGLLGIPLSGLLKDTTGSYLASFMVAGGFVVLGTLTMTTLPHYYSCKDPPPPQRRSLDNKDKGLHPELEQIHSSPSDTNNGGVNEVSSNP, from the exons ATGACCAACGTCAAGCCCAaagcggagagagagagcgatgaaGAGGAGGCCCCTGATGGAGGCTGGGGATGGGTGCTGGTCGTCGCCCTGTTCCTCAGCACGAGCCTGGTGTTCGGCCTGATGCGCAGCTTGGGGATCTTCTTTGTAGAGTTTGTGCAGTACTTTGAGGAGAGCGCTCAGGCCATCTCCTGGATCTCGTCCACAGGCCTGGCAGCACAGCAGTTCTTCA gtCCGCTGGGTGCAGCACTATGTAATGCATATGATGCCCGGGTGGTGGTGATGACGGGGGGCTGTCTCGCTGGACTCGGCCTCATTCTCGCCTCGCAGGCCACCTGTCTTGTTCACCTCTACCTCACCATGGGCCTTATTTCGG gTTTGGGCTGGGGGCTGGTCTTCACCCCCATGGTGGCCACAGTCATGGCCAACTTCACTCGCCGACGCACCCTGGCGCTTGGTGTGGGGTTCTCAAGCATCGGCCTCTCGTCCTTTGCCTTCAACCCGCTCTTCCAGCTGCTGGTGGAGAAGTACGCCTGGAGAGGGGCCCTGCTGA CTGGGGGCCTCAGCCTCAACATCGTGCCCTGCGGGGCTCTCATCCGCCCACGGCGGCGCTCTAAAGCCCCAGCAAAG GTGGTTTCAGAGAGCAGGATATCATGTGCCTCAGTGCTGCGACGGGTCTCCTCCCACCTGGAGCTGTCGCTGCTCATGGAGAGGCCGTACGTCACCTACACGCTGGCCGTCACCCTCCTTAACGTCGGCTACTTCGTGCCTTACTTCCACCTGGTGGCCCACAGCCGCCAAGCCGGCTTCTCCGAGTACCAGGCCGCTTTCGTCATGTCAGCCGCCGGTGCTACAGACATTTTGGGCCGCGTAGTGTCCGGCTGGTTCTCAGACCTGGGTCACTTTCGGCTCATTCATTTGCTGACCCTGTGGACGACGCTGGCGGGCGTCTCCATCATGCTGCTGCCTGTGAGCTCCCTGTCCGGCTCCTACACTGCCCTGATGTCGATCAGCCTCTTATACGGCTTCTGCGCCGGAGCCTTGACCTCTCTGGTCTTCGCCGTGGTGCCTATGATCGTGGGCGTGGAGCGCATGATGGGTGGCCTCGGGCTGCTGCAGCTCATTGAGAGCGGCGCGGGACTTCTGGGGATTCCTCTGTCAG GGTTGCTCAAGGACACAACAGGCAGCTACCTGGCCTCCTTCATGGTAGCGGGCGGTTTCGTCGTTCTCGGTACTTTGACCATGACCACTCTGCCTCACTACTACTCCTGCAAAGACCCGCCGCCTCCTCAAAGACGCTCACTCGATAACAAAGATAAGGGTTTACATCCGGAGCTGGAACAGATCCACAGTTCGCCTTCTGACACCAATAACGGAGGAGTTAATGAAGTATCCAGTAATCCTTAA
- the acap1 gene encoding arf-GAP with coiled-coil, ANK repeat and PH domain-containing protein 1, translating to MTVKLDFEECLKDSPRFRAEIEVVQSDVSELETRLEKLVKQCQAMLEAGRVYCQTSKSFVNGLRDLGHHCSGDKMMEECLDKFSKKLSIILEAQGEVIETTQKSVKSKLQNFVKEDVRRFKDVRKEFERSSECLEGALVRNAQAPRGKQHEVEEASNALLNARRTFRSGALDYVLEINVIEAKKKTDILMALLSLMESQAQLFQHGHQSLSELDEYRRKLNEEHTQFVLNSAREKRDMEQRHAAIKKKDVSYDDSIMDFNADKSNGIAMEGYLYKRASNAFKTWSRRWFSIQKNQLVYQKKFKEQPTAVVEDLRLCTVKPSAENERRFCFEVVSPSKCCLLQADSERQQQAWISAVQNSIASAFQEHREDPHSPRQRCSSVTANNLVGGGGGGGVDQENKGCKALEEVQAIPGNKQCCDCGESGPDWASINLGITLCIVCSGIHRSLGVHFSKVRSLTLDSWEPELIKLMCELGNTVINRIYEARIDEITIKKPHPSSPRGDKESWIRSKYVEKKFIQKLPETGRNPLLRRSSGRRTRADTQDQAAQRPPLKPKPNRATLPRVTGLIPSDLVQKNNTHKDVDEEEEDLSGLHPGALLYRSAALQNFPVMADALAHGASVNWVNTAEESSTPLIQAVSANALAACEFLLQNGANVNQADSNGRGPLHHGTILGHTGLVCLFLKRGADYNAKDKDQKDPITIAVDTANADIVTLLRIAKMNKEMREMDGAFGQSGDETYHDIFRDFSHMASNNPEKLKRRSADPKN from the exons ATGACAGTCAAGCTGGACTTTGAGGAGTGTTTGAAAGACTCTCCGCGCTTCAG aGCTGAAATCGAAGTGGTCCAAAGCGATGTGAGTGAACTCGAGACGCGATTAGAAAAG CTTGTGAAACAATGCCAGGCCATGCTGGAGGCCGGCAGAGTCTACTGCCAGACCAGCAAGAGCTTCGTCAATGGCCTCCGGGATCTGGGACACCACTGCTCCGGGGACAAGATGATGGAG GAGTGTTTGGACAAATTTTCCAAAAAGCTGTCTATCATCTTGGAAGCTCAGGGG GAAGTGATTGAGACCACACAGAAGTCAGTCAAGTCGAAGCTGCAGAACTTCGTCAAAGA GGATGTGCGTCGTTTCAAGGATGTGCGTAAGGAGTTTGAGCGCAGCAGCGAGTGCCTGGAGGGGGCGCTGGTGAGGAACGCTCAGGCCCCACGGGGGAAACAACACGAAGTGGAGGAGGCGAGCAACGCTCTGCTCAACGCACGCAGGACCTTTCGGTCTGGGGCCCTGGATTATGTCCTGGAG attaacGTCATTGAGGCCaagaagaagacagacattCTGATGGCA ctgtTGTCACTGATGGAGTCCCAGGCTCAGCTCTTCCAACATGGCCACCAGTCTCTCTCAGAACTGGATGAGTATCGACGGAAATTGAATGAAGAG CACACTCAGTTTGTCCTAAACTCTGCCCGGGAGAAGAGGGACATGGAGCAAAGACACGCTGCAATCAAGAAAAAG GACGTGTCTTATGATGACTCAATCATGGATTTTAACGCTGACAAGTCTAATGGGATCGCCATGGAGGGATACCTCTACAAGAGAGCCAGCAACGCCTTCAAGACTTGGAGCAG GCGTTGGTTTTCAATTCAGAAAAATCAGCTGGTGTATCAGAAGAAATTCAAG GAGCAGCCTACAGCCGTGGTGGAGGACTTGCGTCTTTGCACAGTGAAGCCCAGCGCTGAAAACGAAAGACGGTTCTGCTTTGAAGTGGTCTCCCCATCAAA gtgttgtTTGTTGCAAGCAGACTCTGAGAGGCAGCAGCAGGCGTGGATCAGTGCCGTCCAAAACAGCATCGCCTCAGCCTTTCAGGAGCACAGAGAGGACCCACACAGCCcc AGACAGCGCTGCAGCTCGGTGACTGCGAACAATTTGgtaggagggggaggaggaggaggagtggatcAGGAGAACAAAGGCTGCAAGGCCTTGGAGGAGGTCCAGGCGATCCCCGGGAACAAGCAGTGCTGCGACTGCGGGGAGTCGGGTCCTGATTGGGCCTCCATCAACCTGGGCATCACGCTTTGTATCGTCTGCTCAGGAATACACAG GAGCCTGGGAGTCCATTTTTCCAAAGTACGCTCCCTCACTCTGGACTCCTGGGAGCCAGAGCTCATTAAG TTGATGTGTGAATTAGGAAACACAGTAATCAACAGGATCTACGAGGCCCGGATTGATGAGATCACCATCAAGAAGCCCCACCCCTCCAGTCCCAG AGGAGACAAGGAGTCGTGGATCCGATCAAAGTACGTTGAGAAGAAGTTCATCCAAAAGCTGCCTGAGACTGGCAGGAACCCCCTGCTGAGGCGATCCAGCGGCAGGAGGACCCGAGCCGACACGCAGGACCAGGCCGCGCAGCGTCCGCCGCTCAAACCCAAACCGAACCGAGCCACTCTGCCCCGGGTCACAG gGCTGATCCCCAGTGACCTTGTCCAAAAGAACAATACACACAAAG atgtggacgaggaagaggaggatctgAGTGGACTTCACCCCGGGGCGTTGTTGTACCGCTCGGCAGCCCTGCAGAACTTCCCCGTCATGGCCGACGCTTTGGCCCACGGAGCCAGCGTCAACTGGGTCAACACAGCCGAGGAGTCCAGCACGCCGCTGATACAGGCGGTCTCAGCG AACGCGCTGGCAGCCTGCGAGTTCCTGCTGCAGAACGGCGCTAACGTCAACCAGGCAGACAGCAATGGGAGAGGACCGCTTCACCACGGCACCATCCTGGGTCACACCGG GTTGGTTTGTCTCTTCTTGAAGCGAGGAGCAGACTACAACGCCAAAGACAAGGACCAGAAAGACCCCATAACTATTGCCGTGGACACCGCCAACGCTGACATCGTCACTTT GCTGAGGATCGCCAAGATGAACAAGGAGATGCGGGAGATGGACGGAGCGTTTGGCCAATCAG GTGATGAAACCTACCACGACATCTTCAGAGACTTCTCACACATGGCCTCGAACAACCCAGAGAAGCTCAAACGCCGCAGCGCAGACCCTAAAAATTAA
- the agfg2 gene encoding arf-GAP domain and FG repeat-containing protein 2 isoform X2 yields MSNRKHRDNQEICARKVRELAQSGVNKHCFECSQPGVTYTDITAGSFICTTCSGMLRGLNPPHRVKSISMTTFSQQEVEFLQNHGNEVGRRTWLCVFDPKTDGCSDMKDSQKFKEFLQDKYEKKKWHFSKSKNRRDVEGPWSPGVQAVPPSHGPLSNQAPSHNLPPNARTTRPMSQSQLPSWDRAPAISPADMRTDAFTARPSRSQSFRDPHLKDPTLCGIERQRPGSLSSALGAQSHVPSFPALPRPSGRTVSASGTTGPFRAFPKSLSVDFGGLNHPHQQSLPHSLSQQQTGSVSQKTPPIGGSNHQDRYAAVSHLDSVFCDPPTVTAPPGGPPQYNAIFGSRPSSSSTPASSPGVDTVSSSQTFANFPNPFSSSSASQQPVALSPSNPFSNASGGDSGVFVTSPTSVFPPSASFPAPNTQNAFHHESASNQESNGFASFPAADSQPKVPRPMSVNPFTGNVYPSRGTSRNPFI; encoded by the exons atgTCGAACCGAAAGCACCGGGACAACCAGGAGATCTGCGCCCGTAAGGTCCGTGAGCTGGCCCAGTCCGGAGTCAACAAACACTGCTTCGAGTGCAGCCAGCCCGGGGTGACTTACACCGACATCACGGCCGGTAGCTTCATCTGCACCACCTGCTCCGGAATGCT GAGAGGCCTCAACCCTCCCCATAGAGTCAAgtccatctccatgacaaccttCTCCCAACAGGAAGTGGAATTCCTCCAAAACCATGGCAACGAG gttgGGAGGAGGACGTGGTTGTGCGTGTTTGACCCAAAGACGGACGGCTGCTCCGACATGAAGGACTCTCAGAAGTTCAAAGAGTTCCTGCAGGACAAATACGAGAAGAAAAAGTG GCATTTTTCCAAAAGTAAGAACCGGAGGGACGTGGAGGGTCCTTGGAGCCCGGGGGTCCAGGCGGTGCCCCCTTCCCATGGTCCCTTATCCAACCAGGCCCCCTCCCATAACCTGCCCCCTAACGCCAGGACCACAAGGCCAATG TCTCAGTCCCAGCTGCCGTCATGGGATCGAGCTCCCGCCATCTCGCCCGCCGACATGCGGACGGACGCGTTCACCGCTCGGCCCTCGCGCTCCCAAAGCTTCAGAGACCCCCATCTGAAAG ATCCCACCCTGTGCGGGATAGAGAGACAGCGGCCGGGCTCGCTGTCGTCGGCGCTGGGAGCTCAGAGCCACGTCCCCTCCTTCCCGGCCCTCCCGCGGCCCTCAG GTCGGACAGTATCGGCCTCGGGGACCACGGGGCCGTTCAGGGCCTTCCCCAAGTCTCTCAGCGTGGACTTCGGAGGTCTGAACCACCCTCATCAGCAGTCTCTGCCCCACTCTCTGTCCCAGCAGCAGACCGGGAGTGTCAGCCAGAAGACACCGCCAATCGGTGGCTCCAACCACCAGGACAGATACGCTGCGGTGTCACATCTGGACAGCGTCTTCTGTGACCCGCCGACGGTCACAG CTCCACCTGGTGGTCCACCGCAGTACAACGCCATCTTTGGCAGCAGGCCCTCGTCCAGCTCTACTCCTGCCag CTCCCCCGGTGTCGATACAGTCTCCAGCTCCCAAACCTTTGCAA ATTTCCCCAACCCATTCAGCTCCAGCTCGGCTTCCCAGCAGCCTGTTGCCCTCTCCCCCAGTAACCCCTTCAGCAACGCATCAGGAG GTGACTCCGGTGTGTTCGTCACCTCGCCCACCTCCGTTTTTCCTCCGTCTGCCTCCTTCCCAGCACCCAAcacccagaatgcatttcatcATGAGTCAGCGAGCAACCAGGAATCCAATG GTTTTGCCTCCTTCCCTGCAGCCGACTCTCAGCCCAAAGTCCCCCGGCCGATGTCGGTGAACCCGTTCACG GGGAATGTTTACCCCAGCCGAGGGACGTCGCGAAACCCTTTCatctga
- the agfg2 gene encoding arf-GAP domain and FG repeat-containing protein 2 isoform X1 gives MSNRKHRDNQEICARKVRELAQSGVNKHCFECSQPGVTYTDITAGSFICTTCSGMLRGLNPPHRVKSISMTTFSQQEVEFLQNHGNEVGRRTWLCVFDPKTDGCSDMKDSQKFKEFLQDKYEKKKWHFSKSKNRRDVEGPWSPGVQAVPPSHGPLSNQAPSHNLPPNARTTRPMSQSQLPSWDRAPAISPADMRTDAFTARPSRSQSFRDPHLKDPTLCGIERQRPGSLSSALGAQSHVPSFPALPRPSASSSFKNHFTLGRTVSASGTTGPFRAFPKSLSVDFGGLNHPHQQSLPHSLSQQQTGSVSQKTPPIGGSNHQDRYAAVSHLDSVFCDPPTVTAPPGGPPQYNAIFGSRPSSSSTPASSPGVDTVSSSQTFANFPNPFSSSSASQQPVALSPSNPFSNASGGDSGVFVTSPTSVFPPSASFPAPNTQNAFHHESASNQESNGFASFPAADSQPKVPRPMSVNPFTGNVYPSRGTSRNPFI, from the exons atgTCGAACCGAAAGCACCGGGACAACCAGGAGATCTGCGCCCGTAAGGTCCGTGAGCTGGCCCAGTCCGGAGTCAACAAACACTGCTTCGAGTGCAGCCAGCCCGGGGTGACTTACACCGACATCACGGCCGGTAGCTTCATCTGCACCACCTGCTCCGGAATGCT GAGAGGCCTCAACCCTCCCCATAGAGTCAAgtccatctccatgacaaccttCTCCCAACAGGAAGTGGAATTCCTCCAAAACCATGGCAACGAG gttgGGAGGAGGACGTGGTTGTGCGTGTTTGACCCAAAGACGGACGGCTGCTCCGACATGAAGGACTCTCAGAAGTTCAAAGAGTTCCTGCAGGACAAATACGAGAAGAAAAAGTG GCATTTTTCCAAAAGTAAGAACCGGAGGGACGTGGAGGGTCCTTGGAGCCCGGGGGTCCAGGCGGTGCCCCCTTCCCATGGTCCCTTATCCAACCAGGCCCCCTCCCATAACCTGCCCCCTAACGCCAGGACCACAAGGCCAATG TCTCAGTCCCAGCTGCCGTCATGGGATCGAGCTCCCGCCATCTCGCCCGCCGACATGCGGACGGACGCGTTCACCGCTCGGCCCTCGCGCTCCCAAAGCTTCAGAGACCCCCATCTGAAAG ATCCCACCCTGTGCGGGATAGAGAGACAGCGGCCGGGCTCGCTGTCGTCGGCGCTGGGAGCTCAGAGCCACGTCCCCTCCTTCCCGGCCCTCCCGCGGCCCTCAG CCAGTAGCTCTTTCAAAAACCACTTCACTTTAG GTCGGACAGTATCGGCCTCGGGGACCACGGGGCCGTTCAGGGCCTTCCCCAAGTCTCTCAGCGTGGACTTCGGAGGTCTGAACCACCCTCATCAGCAGTCTCTGCCCCACTCTCTGTCCCAGCAGCAGACCGGGAGTGTCAGCCAGAAGACACCGCCAATCGGTGGCTCCAACCACCAGGACAGATACGCTGCGGTGTCACATCTGGACAGCGTCTTCTGTGACCCGCCGACGGTCACAG CTCCACCTGGTGGTCCACCGCAGTACAACGCCATCTTTGGCAGCAGGCCCTCGTCCAGCTCTACTCCTGCCag CTCCCCCGGTGTCGATACAGTCTCCAGCTCCCAAACCTTTGCAA ATTTCCCCAACCCATTCAGCTCCAGCTCGGCTTCCCAGCAGCCTGTTGCCCTCTCCCCCAGTAACCCCTTCAGCAACGCATCAGGAG GTGACTCCGGTGTGTTCGTCACCTCGCCCACCTCCGTTTTTCCTCCGTCTGCCTCCTTCCCAGCACCCAAcacccagaatgcatttcatcATGAGTCAGCGAGCAACCAGGAATCCAATG GTTTTGCCTCCTTCCCTGCAGCCGACTCTCAGCCCAAAGTCCCCCGGCCGATGTCGGTGAACCCGTTCACG GGGAATGTTTACCCCAGCCGAGGGACGTCGCGAAACCCTTTCatctga
- the agfg2 gene encoding arf-GAP domain and FG repeat-containing protein 2 isoform X3 gives MTTFSQQEVEFLQNHGNEVGRRTWLCVFDPKTDGCSDMKDSQKFKEFLQDKYEKKKWHFSKSKNRRDVEGPWSPGVQAVPPSHGPLSNQAPSHNLPPNARTTRPMSQSQLPSWDRAPAISPADMRTDAFTARPSRSQSFRDPHLKDPTLCGIERQRPGSLSSALGAQSHVPSFPALPRPSASSSFKNHFTLGRTVSASGTTGPFRAFPKSLSVDFGGLNHPHQQSLPHSLSQQQTGSVSQKTPPIGGSNHQDRYAAVSHLDSVFCDPPTVTAPPGGPPQYNAIFGSRPSSSSTPASSPGVDTVSSSQTFANFPNPFSSSSASQQPVALSPSNPFSNASGGDSGVFVTSPTSVFPPSASFPAPNTQNAFHHESASNQESNGFASFPAADSQPKVPRPMSVNPFTGNVYPSRGTSRNPFI, from the exons atgacaaccttCTCCCAACAGGAAGTGGAATTCCTCCAAAACCATGGCAACGAG gttgGGAGGAGGACGTGGTTGTGCGTGTTTGACCCAAAGACGGACGGCTGCTCCGACATGAAGGACTCTCAGAAGTTCAAAGAGTTCCTGCAGGACAAATACGAGAAGAAAAAGTG GCATTTTTCCAAAAGTAAGAACCGGAGGGACGTGGAGGGTCCTTGGAGCCCGGGGGTCCAGGCGGTGCCCCCTTCCCATGGTCCCTTATCCAACCAGGCCCCCTCCCATAACCTGCCCCCTAACGCCAGGACCACAAGGCCAATG TCTCAGTCCCAGCTGCCGTCATGGGATCGAGCTCCCGCCATCTCGCCCGCCGACATGCGGACGGACGCGTTCACCGCTCGGCCCTCGCGCTCCCAAAGCTTCAGAGACCCCCATCTGAAAG ATCCCACCCTGTGCGGGATAGAGAGACAGCGGCCGGGCTCGCTGTCGTCGGCGCTGGGAGCTCAGAGCCACGTCCCCTCCTTCCCGGCCCTCCCGCGGCCCTCAG CCAGTAGCTCTTTCAAAAACCACTTCACTTTAG GTCGGACAGTATCGGCCTCGGGGACCACGGGGCCGTTCAGGGCCTTCCCCAAGTCTCTCAGCGTGGACTTCGGAGGTCTGAACCACCCTCATCAGCAGTCTCTGCCCCACTCTCTGTCCCAGCAGCAGACCGGGAGTGTCAGCCAGAAGACACCGCCAATCGGTGGCTCCAACCACCAGGACAGATACGCTGCGGTGTCACATCTGGACAGCGTCTTCTGTGACCCGCCGACGGTCACAG CTCCACCTGGTGGTCCACCGCAGTACAACGCCATCTTTGGCAGCAGGCCCTCGTCCAGCTCTACTCCTGCCag CTCCCCCGGTGTCGATACAGTCTCCAGCTCCCAAACCTTTGCAA ATTTCCCCAACCCATTCAGCTCCAGCTCGGCTTCCCAGCAGCCTGTTGCCCTCTCCCCCAGTAACCCCTTCAGCAACGCATCAGGAG GTGACTCCGGTGTGTTCGTCACCTCGCCCACCTCCGTTTTTCCTCCGTCTGCCTCCTTCCCAGCACCCAAcacccagaatgcatttcatcATGAGTCAGCGAGCAACCAGGAATCCAATG GTTTTGCCTCCTTCCCTGCAGCCGACTCTCAGCCCAAAGTCCCCCGGCCGATGTCGGTGAACCCGTTCACG GGGAATGTTTACCCCAGCCGAGGGACGTCGCGAAACCCTTTCatctga